The following proteins are co-located in the Mus caroli chromosome 7, CAROLI_EIJ_v1.1, whole genome shotgun sequence genome:
- the Znf574 gene encoding zinc finger protein 574 isoform X1: protein MDLPAQGLAAAMTEESEETVLYIEHRYVCSECNQLYGSLEEVLVHQNSHVPQQHFELVGVADPGVTVATEAASGTGLYQTLIQESQYQCLECGQLLLSPSQLLEHQELHLKMMAPQEAVPAKPPPKVPPLGSSAIHYECVDCKALFASQEMWLSHRQTHLRATPNKAPAPVVLGSPVVLGPPVGQARVAVEHSYRKAEEGGEGAAIPSVAATTEMVTEVELLLYKCSECSQLFQMPADFLEHQATHFPAPVPEAAEPATQQETLVPSPTEAAVSQPDPLPASDHSYELRNELRNGEAIGRDRRGRKPRRNNSEESGGTATQELFCSACDQLFLSPHQLQQHLRSHREGVFKCPLCSRVFPSPSSLDQHLGDHSSESHFLCVDCGLAFGTEALLLAHRRAHTPNPLHSCPCGKTFVNLTKFLYHRRTHGAGGVPLPTTPVPPEEPAISFPEPAPAETGELEAPELPVCEESSAEPAAPGSYRCLLCSREFGKALQLTRHQRFVHRLERRHKCSICGKMFKKKSHVRNHLRTHTGERPFPCPDCSKPFNSPANLARHRLTHTGERPYRCGDCGKAFTQSSTLRQHRLVHAQHFPYRCQECGVRFHRPYRLLMHRYHHTGEYPYKCRECPRSFLLRRLLEVHQLVIHAGRQPYRCSSCGAAFPSSLRLREHRCAAAAAQAPRRFECGTCGKKVGSAARLQAHEAAHAAAGPGEVLAKEPPAPRASRATRTPVAPSPTALSGTTSAAPAAPARRRGPECSECKKLFSTETSLQVHRRIHTGERPYPCPDCGKAFRQSTHLKDHRRLHTGERPFACEVCGKAFAISMRLAEHRRIHTGERPYSCPDCGKSYRSFSNLWKHRKTHQQQHQAAVRQQLAEAEAAVGLAVMETAVEALPLVEAIEIYPLAEADGVQISG from the exons ATGGACCTTCCAG CCCAGGGCCTTGCTGCTGCCATGACTGAGGAGAGTGAAGAGACCGTCCTGTATATTGAGCACCGCTATGTCTGCTCTGAGTGCAACCAGCTCTATGGATCCTTGGAGGAGGTGCTTGTGCATCAGAACTCCCACGTGCCCCAGCAGCACTTTGAGCTGGTGGGCGTGGCTGACCCTGGAGTCACAGTGGCCACAGAGGCAGCTTCAGGTACGGGCCTATATCAGACCCTCATCCAAGAGAGCCAATATCAGTGTCTTGAGTGTGGGCAACTGCTCCTGTCCCCCAGCCAGCTCCTGGAGCATCAGGAGCTACACCTGAAGATGATGGCACCGCAGGAGGCAGTGCCAGCCAAGCCACCACCCAAGGTGCCCCCCTTGGGCTCCAGCGCCATCCACTATGAGTGTGTGGACTGTAAGGCTCTATTCGCCAGCCAAGAGATGTGGCTTAGCCATCGCCAGACGCATCTCAGAGCCACGCCCAACAAGGCTCCTGCTCCTGTCGTCTTGGGGTCCCCAGTTGTTTTGGGCCCCCCTGTGGGCCAGGCTCGAGTGGCTGTAGAACATTCATACCGAAAAGcagaagagggtggggagggggcggcCATTCCATCTGTAGCTGCCACCACCGAGATGGTGACAGAAGTGGAGCTGCTCCTCTACAAGTGCTCCGAGTGCTCCCAGCTCTTCCAGATGCCCGCTGACTTCCTGGAACACCAGGCCACCCACTTCCCTGCTCCTGTCCCAGAGGCTGCGGAGCCTGCCACACAGCAGGAAACCCTGGTCCCCTCACCCACTGAGGCAGCAGTGTCTCAGCCCGACCCCCTGCCAGCCTCTGATCACAGTTATGAGCTACGGAATGAGCTGCGAAATGGGGAGGCCATTGGGCGAGACCGCAGGGGACGGAAGCCAAGGAGGAACAACAGTGAAGAGTCAGGTGGGACGGCCACCCAGGAACTATTTTGCTCTGCCTGTGACCAGCTCTTTCTCTCACCCCACCAGCTACAGCAGCACCTTCGGAGTCACCGGGAGGGTGTTTTTAAGTGTCCCCTGTGCAGTCGTGTCTTCCCTAGCCCTTCTAGTCTGGACCAGCACCTTGGTGACCATAGCAGTGAGTCTCACTTCCTGTGTGTAGACTGTGGCCTAGCCTTTGGCACCGAAGCCCTCCTCCTGGCCCACCGGCGAGCCCATACCCCGAATCCTCTGCATTCATGTCCCTGTGGGAAGACGTTTGTTAACCTCACCAAGTTCCTTTATCATCGGCGTACCCACGGAGCAGGAGGTGTCCCTTTGCCCACAACACCAGTTCCACCAGAGGAGCCTGCTATTAGCTTTCCTGAGCCAGCCCCTGCAGAGACCGGAGAGCTAGAGGCCCCAGAGCTCCCCGTATGTGAGGAGAGTTCAGCTGAGCCTGCAGCTCCAGGCTCTTACCGCTGCCTCCTGTGTAGCCGGGAGTTTGGTAAGGCATTGCAGCTGACCCGGCACCAGCGTTTTGTGCACCGGCTGGAGCGGCGCCATAAGTGCAGCATTTGTGGCAAGATGTTCAAGAAGAAGTCTCATGTGCGGAACCATCTGCGTACACACACTGGGGAGCGGCCCTTCCCCTGCCCTGACTGCTCTAAGCCTTTCAACTCACCAGCCAACCTGGCCCGCCACCGGCTCACACACACGGGGGAGCGGCCCTACCGGTGTGGGGACTGTGGCAAGGCCTTCACGCAGAGCTCCACTCTGAGGCAGCATCGCCTGGTGCATGCCCAGCACTTCCCCTACCGCTGCCAGGAGTGCGGAGTCCGTTTTCACCGGCCTTACCGCCTGCTCATGCACCGCTACCACCACACAGGCGAGTACCCCTACAAGTGCCGTGAGTGCCCCCGTTCCTTCTTGCTACGCCGGCTGCTAGAGGTCCACCAGCTTGTGATCCATGCTGGGCGCCAGCCCTACCGCTGCTCATCCTGTGGGGCCGCCTTCCCTTCGTCACTGCGGCTTCGTGAGCATCGCTGCGCGGCCGCTGCTGCCCAGGCCCCACGGCGCTTTGAGTGTGGGACCTGTGGCAAGAAAGTGGGCTCTGCTGCTCGCCTGCAGGCACATGAAGCCGCCCATGCTGCTGCAGGTCCTGGAGAGGTCTTAGCCAAGGAACCCCCTGCTCCCCGGGCCTCGAGGGCCACTCGTACACCAGTCGCCCCCTCCCCAACAGCCCTCAGTGGTACAACCTCTGCTGCTCCTGCAGCCCCTGCCCGGCGTCGGGGTCCGGAGTGCAGTGAGTGCAAGAAGCTCTTCAGCACAGAGACGTCACTACAGGTCCATCGGCGCATCCACACAGGTGAACGGCCATACCCCTGTCCAGACTGTGGCAAGGCCTTCCGCCAGAGTACCCATCTGAAAGACCACAGACGCCTACACACAGGCGAGCGGCCCTTTGCGTGTGAAGTGTGTGGCAAGGCCTTTGCCATCTCCATGCGCCTGGCAGAACATCGCCGCATCCACACGGGTGAGCGACCCTACTCCTGCCCTGACTGTGGCAAGAGCTACCGTTCCTTCTCCAATCTCTGGAAGCACCGCAAGACCCACCAGCAGCAACACCAGGCGGCCGTCCGACAGCAGCTGGCAGAGGCGGAGGCTGCTGTGGGCCTGGCTGTGATGGAAACTGCAGTGGAGGCTCTGCCCCTTGTGGAGGCCATTGAGATCTACCCTCTAGCTGAAGCCGACGGGGTCCAGATCAGTGGCTGA
- the Znf574 gene encoding zinc finger protein 574 isoform X2 produces MTEESEETVLYIEHRYVCSECNQLYGSLEEVLVHQNSHVPQQHFELVGVADPGVTVATEAASGTGLYQTLIQESQYQCLECGQLLLSPSQLLEHQELHLKMMAPQEAVPAKPPPKVPPLGSSAIHYECVDCKALFASQEMWLSHRQTHLRATPNKAPAPVVLGSPVVLGPPVGQARVAVEHSYRKAEEGGEGAAIPSVAATTEMVTEVELLLYKCSECSQLFQMPADFLEHQATHFPAPVPEAAEPATQQETLVPSPTEAAVSQPDPLPASDHSYELRNELRNGEAIGRDRRGRKPRRNNSEESGGTATQELFCSACDQLFLSPHQLQQHLRSHREGVFKCPLCSRVFPSPSSLDQHLGDHSSESHFLCVDCGLAFGTEALLLAHRRAHTPNPLHSCPCGKTFVNLTKFLYHRRTHGAGGVPLPTTPVPPEEPAISFPEPAPAETGELEAPELPVCEESSAEPAAPGSYRCLLCSREFGKALQLTRHQRFVHRLERRHKCSICGKMFKKKSHVRNHLRTHTGERPFPCPDCSKPFNSPANLARHRLTHTGERPYRCGDCGKAFTQSSTLRQHRLVHAQHFPYRCQECGVRFHRPYRLLMHRYHHTGEYPYKCRECPRSFLLRRLLEVHQLVIHAGRQPYRCSSCGAAFPSSLRLREHRCAAAAAQAPRRFECGTCGKKVGSAARLQAHEAAHAAAGPGEVLAKEPPAPRASRATRTPVAPSPTALSGTTSAAPAAPARRRGPECSECKKLFSTETSLQVHRRIHTGERPYPCPDCGKAFRQSTHLKDHRRLHTGERPFACEVCGKAFAISMRLAEHRRIHTGERPYSCPDCGKSYRSFSNLWKHRKTHQQQHQAAVRQQLAEAEAAVGLAVMETAVEALPLVEAIEIYPLAEADGVQISG; encoded by the coding sequence ATGACTGAGGAGAGTGAAGAGACCGTCCTGTATATTGAGCACCGCTATGTCTGCTCTGAGTGCAACCAGCTCTATGGATCCTTGGAGGAGGTGCTTGTGCATCAGAACTCCCACGTGCCCCAGCAGCACTTTGAGCTGGTGGGCGTGGCTGACCCTGGAGTCACAGTGGCCACAGAGGCAGCTTCAGGTACGGGCCTATATCAGACCCTCATCCAAGAGAGCCAATATCAGTGTCTTGAGTGTGGGCAACTGCTCCTGTCCCCCAGCCAGCTCCTGGAGCATCAGGAGCTACACCTGAAGATGATGGCACCGCAGGAGGCAGTGCCAGCCAAGCCACCACCCAAGGTGCCCCCCTTGGGCTCCAGCGCCATCCACTATGAGTGTGTGGACTGTAAGGCTCTATTCGCCAGCCAAGAGATGTGGCTTAGCCATCGCCAGACGCATCTCAGAGCCACGCCCAACAAGGCTCCTGCTCCTGTCGTCTTGGGGTCCCCAGTTGTTTTGGGCCCCCCTGTGGGCCAGGCTCGAGTGGCTGTAGAACATTCATACCGAAAAGcagaagagggtggggagggggcggcCATTCCATCTGTAGCTGCCACCACCGAGATGGTGACAGAAGTGGAGCTGCTCCTCTACAAGTGCTCCGAGTGCTCCCAGCTCTTCCAGATGCCCGCTGACTTCCTGGAACACCAGGCCACCCACTTCCCTGCTCCTGTCCCAGAGGCTGCGGAGCCTGCCACACAGCAGGAAACCCTGGTCCCCTCACCCACTGAGGCAGCAGTGTCTCAGCCCGACCCCCTGCCAGCCTCTGATCACAGTTATGAGCTACGGAATGAGCTGCGAAATGGGGAGGCCATTGGGCGAGACCGCAGGGGACGGAAGCCAAGGAGGAACAACAGTGAAGAGTCAGGTGGGACGGCCACCCAGGAACTATTTTGCTCTGCCTGTGACCAGCTCTTTCTCTCACCCCACCAGCTACAGCAGCACCTTCGGAGTCACCGGGAGGGTGTTTTTAAGTGTCCCCTGTGCAGTCGTGTCTTCCCTAGCCCTTCTAGTCTGGACCAGCACCTTGGTGACCATAGCAGTGAGTCTCACTTCCTGTGTGTAGACTGTGGCCTAGCCTTTGGCACCGAAGCCCTCCTCCTGGCCCACCGGCGAGCCCATACCCCGAATCCTCTGCATTCATGTCCCTGTGGGAAGACGTTTGTTAACCTCACCAAGTTCCTTTATCATCGGCGTACCCACGGAGCAGGAGGTGTCCCTTTGCCCACAACACCAGTTCCACCAGAGGAGCCTGCTATTAGCTTTCCTGAGCCAGCCCCTGCAGAGACCGGAGAGCTAGAGGCCCCAGAGCTCCCCGTATGTGAGGAGAGTTCAGCTGAGCCTGCAGCTCCAGGCTCTTACCGCTGCCTCCTGTGTAGCCGGGAGTTTGGTAAGGCATTGCAGCTGACCCGGCACCAGCGTTTTGTGCACCGGCTGGAGCGGCGCCATAAGTGCAGCATTTGTGGCAAGATGTTCAAGAAGAAGTCTCATGTGCGGAACCATCTGCGTACACACACTGGGGAGCGGCCCTTCCCCTGCCCTGACTGCTCTAAGCCTTTCAACTCACCAGCCAACCTGGCCCGCCACCGGCTCACACACACGGGGGAGCGGCCCTACCGGTGTGGGGACTGTGGCAAGGCCTTCACGCAGAGCTCCACTCTGAGGCAGCATCGCCTGGTGCATGCCCAGCACTTCCCCTACCGCTGCCAGGAGTGCGGAGTCCGTTTTCACCGGCCTTACCGCCTGCTCATGCACCGCTACCACCACACAGGCGAGTACCCCTACAAGTGCCGTGAGTGCCCCCGTTCCTTCTTGCTACGCCGGCTGCTAGAGGTCCACCAGCTTGTGATCCATGCTGGGCGCCAGCCCTACCGCTGCTCATCCTGTGGGGCCGCCTTCCCTTCGTCACTGCGGCTTCGTGAGCATCGCTGCGCGGCCGCTGCTGCCCAGGCCCCACGGCGCTTTGAGTGTGGGACCTGTGGCAAGAAAGTGGGCTCTGCTGCTCGCCTGCAGGCACATGAAGCCGCCCATGCTGCTGCAGGTCCTGGAGAGGTCTTAGCCAAGGAACCCCCTGCTCCCCGGGCCTCGAGGGCCACTCGTACACCAGTCGCCCCCTCCCCAACAGCCCTCAGTGGTACAACCTCTGCTGCTCCTGCAGCCCCTGCCCGGCGTCGGGGTCCGGAGTGCAGTGAGTGCAAGAAGCTCTTCAGCACAGAGACGTCACTACAGGTCCATCGGCGCATCCACACAGGTGAACGGCCATACCCCTGTCCAGACTGTGGCAAGGCCTTCCGCCAGAGTACCCATCTGAAAGACCACAGACGCCTACACACAGGCGAGCGGCCCTTTGCGTGTGAAGTGTGTGGCAAGGCCTTTGCCATCTCCATGCGCCTGGCAGAACATCGCCGCATCCACACGGGTGAGCGACCCTACTCCTGCCCTGACTGTGGCAAGAGCTACCGTTCCTTCTCCAATCTCTGGAAGCACCGCAAGACCCACCAGCAGCAACACCAGGCGGCCGTCCGACAGCAGCTGGCAGAGGCGGAGGCTGCTGTGGGCCTGGCTGTGATGGAAACTGCAGTGGAGGCTCTGCCCCTTGTGGAGGCCATTGAGATCTACCCTCTAGCTGAAGCCGACGGGGTCCAGATCAGTGGCTGA